Proteins from a genomic interval of Nocardioidaceae bacterium:
- a CDS encoding SpoIIE family protein phosphatase, translating to MGTQQPGILDDAQRLAAVEQARAIGDSTAQRLDALVRLARTLLDVPVAAVNLVGREDVRPLAVDGEDPWRVARDEGPCSLVVRDGREIVVDDAKQDPRLRDLAPVAGDPHLRFYAARPIRPSGHTIGTLCLWGREPRTLSTGDRRMFEDLTSWIETQLEVESGVEEAREVQAKLLPSRPPAIEGLSVAGRCLPTRAIGGDLYDWRLVQREQEELLQVGVVDVMGKGLSAAVTAAGLRAVLRGTARFSTLDDMLVRLSESLLTEAEDLDDGLDPILATLFSARLHPDGRVWWVDAGHGLACILSRSGSVRILSSGEPALGVDQDVAWTVHEDRLGADDVLLIVSDGVVGPFSDLQAQSPQLASLWRDVDGPAALVDRVVDLGLLSSGGSHVDDITVLAVARRAP from the coding sequence GTGGGCACGCAGCAACCGGGCATCCTCGACGATGCGCAGCGTCTCGCCGCCGTCGAGCAGGCTCGGGCGATCGGGGACAGCACGGCGCAACGGCTCGACGCCCTCGTCCGCCTGGCGCGCACGCTGCTCGACGTGCCGGTCGCCGCCGTCAACCTGGTCGGGCGCGAGGACGTACGCCCCCTCGCCGTGGACGGCGAGGACCCCTGGCGCGTCGCCCGGGACGAGGGTCCGTGCTCCCTGGTCGTGCGGGACGGTCGGGAGATCGTCGTCGACGACGCGAAGCAGGACCCTCGTCTGCGCGACCTCGCCCCGGTCGCCGGCGACCCGCACCTGCGCTTCTACGCCGCGCGCCCGATCCGACCCTCCGGTCACACGATCGGCACGCTGTGTCTCTGGGGCCGCGAGCCGCGCACGCTGTCCACGGGCGACCGCAGGATGTTCGAGGACCTGACGTCCTGGATCGAGACCCAGCTCGAGGTGGAGAGCGGGGTCGAGGAGGCGCGCGAGGTGCAGGCCAAGCTGCTCCCGAGCCGTCCCCCGGCGATCGAGGGCCTGTCCGTCGCCGGCCGGTGTCTTCCGACGCGTGCCATCGGCGGCGACCTGTACGACTGGCGCCTCGTGCAGCGCGAGCAGGAGGAGCTGCTGCAGGTCGGCGTCGTCGACGTCATGGGCAAGGGCCTCTCGGCCGCTGTCACGGCTGCCGGGCTCCGCGCGGTGCTTCGCGGCACCGCCCGGTTCAGCACGCTCGACGACATGCTCGTACGCCTCTCGGAGTCGTTGCTCACCGAGGCCGAGGACCTGGACGACGGGCTGGACCCGATCCTCGCGACCTTGTTCTCCGCCCGGCTGCACCCCGACGGCAGGGTCTGGTGGGTCGACGCCGGACACGGCCTGGCCTGCATCCTGTCGCGCTCGGGATCGGTGCGGATCCTCTCCAGCGGCGAGCCGGCGCTGGGTGTCGACCAGGACGTCGCGTGGACGGTGCACGAGGACCGGCTCGGGGCCGACGACGTGCTCCTGATCGTCAGCGACGGGGTCGTGGGACCCTTCAGCGACCTCCAGGCCCAGTCGCCACAGCTCGCGAGCCTGTGGCGGGACGTCGACGGACCCGCAGCGCTGGTCGACCGCGTGGTCGACCTCGGTCTCCTCTCCTCGGGCGGCAGCCACGTCGACGACATCACGGTGCTCGCCGTGGCACGTCGAGCCCCCTGA
- a CDS encoding SpoIIE family protein phosphatase — MTSTVPTSTVEDELAPYGGVGQRRFERVVALAKELFDVPAAAVNIVGTEMLVPLAVAGTELDPFPREVSFCSRAVDGEGQLLVADAAQDRRFADNPLVTEDPHLRFYAGQPLTSGGERVGTLCLFGSEPRELDARESRMLRDLGSWVENELAVDHSAREAEGAQRRLLPSRPVDMPGFGVGGRCAPARGVGGDVYDWIALDDGCQVVLCDVMGKGVPAAMTAAGVRAVLRGASPFNSLENTMLRVDKAVADDLGSAGSFVTLFLARVGAEGQVGWIDAGHGLAAIVGPDGRARRLSSTGLPVGVLPDDSWECHTEHLAPGEALVVVSDGVVDNYTDLEHAERMLVPLITAHTEAQQIADTIVDHALVLAPPRGSRDDITALVIRRDDA; from the coding sequence GTGACCAGCACCGTGCCGACGTCGACCGTGGAGGACGAGCTGGCGCCGTACGGCGGTGTCGGGCAGCGTCGCTTCGAGCGTGTCGTGGCGCTCGCCAAGGAGCTCTTCGACGTGCCTGCGGCGGCGGTGAACATCGTCGGCACCGAGATGCTGGTGCCCCTGGCCGTGGCGGGCACGGAGCTGGACCCGTTCCCCCGCGAGGTCTCCTTCTGCTCCCGCGCCGTGGACGGCGAGGGACAGCTGCTGGTCGCCGACGCGGCGCAGGACCGTCGGTTCGCCGACAACCCGCTGGTGACCGAGGACCCGCACCTGCGCTTCTATGCCGGCCAGCCGCTGACCAGCGGCGGGGAGCGGGTCGGCACCCTGTGCCTCTTCGGTTCCGAGCCGCGCGAGCTCGACGCCCGCGAGAGCCGCATGCTCCGCGACCTGGGCTCCTGGGTCGAGAACGAGCTCGCCGTCGACCACAGTGCTCGGGAGGCCGAAGGAGCGCAGCGCCGCCTGCTCCCCTCCCGCCCGGTCGACATGCCCGGCTTCGGGGTGGGAGGTCGCTGCGCGCCGGCCCGGGGCGTCGGGGGCGACGTGTACGACTGGATCGCGCTCGACGACGGCTGCCAGGTGGTGCTCTGCGACGTCATGGGCAAGGGGGTCCCGGCGGCGATGACCGCGGCCGGCGTCCGCGCGGTGCTGCGGGGCGCCTCGCCCTTCAACTCGCTCGAGAACACGATGCTGCGGGTCGACAAGGCCGTCGCCGACGACCTGGGGTCGGCCGGCAGCTTCGTCACGTTGTTCCTCGCCCGCGTCGGCGCCGAGGGCCAGGTGGGCTGGATCGACGCGGGCCACGGTCTCGCGGCGATCGTGGGTCCCGACGGTCGGGCCCGTCGCCTCAGCTCGACCGGCCTCCCGGTCGGAGTGCTCCCCGACGACAGCTGGGAGTGCCACACGGAGCACCTCGCCCCGGGCGAGGCCCTGGTGGTCGTCAGCGACGGTGTGGTGGACAACTACACCGATCTCGAGCACGCCGAGCGCATGCTCGTCCCCCTGATCACCGCCCACACCGAGGCTCAGCAGATCGCGGACACGATCGTCGACCACGCCCTCGTCCTGGCACCGCCCCGCGGCTCCCGTGACGACATCACCGCGCTGGTGATCCGTCGTGACGATGCCTGA